AAAATTCTCTTTCATAAGCATGAATGGAGTTGACATATAAACatgctgtgtttgtgtttcagagTCGTGTGAGCGTGTGTTTGCTGTCAGGCTGAAGTCGCTTCGGGTCGTTTTGATGGCCGCCGTTATCTTCGCTCTACTCTGTTTTATCCTTTCGGTCGTCCCGCGAGCCACCGTGGCCCCGCCCACCGACGGCACGCTCCGCCTGCCCGACGTCATCATCATCGGCGTGAGGAAGGGCGGCACGCGCGCTCTCATCGAGATGCTGAAGCTTCACCGTGACGTGGTCGCCGCTCAGAACGAGGTTCACTTCTTCGACTGGGACAGTCACTACCTGCGCGGCACGGATTGGTACATCTCTCAGATGCCGTACGCCCGGCCGGGTCAGCTGACTGTGGAGAAGACCCCGGCGTACTTTACCTCCGGCCGGGTCCCCGAGCGCATCCTGCGAACGCAGCCCGACGCGCGGCTCCTGCTGATCGTCCGGGAGCCGACGGAGCGCTTGCTGTCGGATTACACGCAGGTCTTCCACAACCGGCTGGAGAAGCGCAAGCGCCAGCAAACCCTGGAGACGCTGCTGATGCGTAACGGAGAGCTCAACCTCGACTACAAGGCCTTGAACCGAAGCCTGTACCACGTGCACCTGCGGCGCTGGCTCGACGTGTTTCCCAGGAGCCGCTTGCATCTGGTGGACGGCGACGCGCTCATCCGAGACCCTCTGCCGGAGATGAAGAAGGTGGAGGAGTTTCTCCAGCTGGAGCCGCAGATAAACGCCTCCAACTTCTACTTCAACCAAACCAAAGGTTTCTACTGTCTGCGCGACCGCCGGCACGAGCGATGCCTGCACCGTTCCAAAGGTCGCAAACATCCTCGCGTGGCGCCGGAAATCCTGCAGAAACTCTACGACTACTTCCGCGAGCCCAACCAGAAGTTCTTCCAGCTGGCCGGAAGGACATTTGACTGGAAGTGAGAAGAAGAGTTTAATAAGCTGAAGTAACCTGAATGCACAATATAGTCAACAGATCGCAGTCCTGAAATAACTGGAACATCAGTGACGCCGGGTCAACGTGTTCGGCTTCACGCTCCACATTCAAAATGTGATGAAGCCCGAGACCTTCAAAGTAGAACCAGTTCATTTTCAGGAAAGTTTATGAAGACAAGCTTTTTTGAATCGTTTACTGCaaaaatgatgttcttcctcagtgttttagagcataaaaatatctaaacatacatttactggagaagagaaacGACTGAAGATATGAAgtgtaatgaaaaaaagaaaccaataTCAGAAAAATTATCTTGTTTtctttgaattaagtttatttttctgacagatatttgatcttgttttaagcacaaactcacttcgTTCAGTGAACAAACttcatatcttcagtcattttgcttctccagtaaatgaatcttgatttaagaatgtttagatgcTGGAAAAGTATTTCAGAgctgttaataaataaatatattcagaTATATGGACAAATGCATGtgaaataaatctattttaTACTTTGATGCAATAATGAACAGTATA
This DNA window, taken from Megalobrama amblycephala isolate DHTTF-2021 linkage group LG4, ASM1881202v1, whole genome shotgun sequence, encodes the following:
- the hs3st1 gene encoding heparan sulfate glucosamine 3-O-sulfotransferase 1 — its product is MAAVIFALLCFILSVVPRATVAPPTDGTLRLPDVIIIGVRKGGTRALIEMLKLHRDVVAAQNEVHFFDWDSHYLRGTDWYISQMPYARPGQLTVEKTPAYFTSGRVPERILRTQPDARLLLIVREPTERLLSDYTQVFHNRLEKRKRQQTLETLLMRNGELNLDYKALNRSLYHVHLRRWLDVFPRSRLHLVDGDALIRDPLPEMKKVEEFLQLEPQINASNFYFNQTKGFYCLRDRRHERCLHRSKGRKHPRVAPEILQKLYDYFREPNQKFFQLAGRTFDWK